A window of the Canis lupus baileyi chromosome 8, mCanLup2.hap1, whole genome shotgun sequence genome harbors these coding sequences:
- the LOC140638173 gene encoding interleukin-9 receptor-like isoform X1 — MGPSRRIWEGWSLESEALLPEWSTWLLICTCVGTWVGPGASVHGEGGGLEAGSFTCLNNNVLRIDCHWSAPELGQGPSPWLLFTSNHVLGSKHRCVFRASKCTVVLPPEEVLVPSDNFTITFHRYVSGKEQVSLVDPQYLPRRHVKLDPPSDLQSNVSSGSCVLTWGVSLALEPLAAILSYELAFKKQEEAWEQARHRDHIVGVTRLTLEAVELDPGSSYEARLRVQMATLKEEMGQEQHYEGQWSEWSQSVCFPSPQSPAQGSHLFLLRGQPDSSTLVAVPVFLLLTSLTYLVVFKLSPRMKRSFYREVPSPAPFFQALYSVHCGDFQTWIRAHRTGLLPNPDPVGPPQGASESSDQEAIAWLTYDPVDPWQSVVPEDEEEGPGAGLPEAVLKAGHVLQGGQPPAYLPQEDWVPASAPRPAPPQSEGSSGDYCALGCSGGCHPFTFPGSTWSSGPSPVLAHGLSGDQQSLDAWRGSTCVGVGHGERQDPAERVA, encoded by the exons ATGGGACCCAGCAGACGCATCTGGGAAG GCTGGTCCCTGGAGAGTGAGGCCCTGCTGCCAGAGTGGAGCACCTGGCTCCTGATCTGCACCTGCGTCGGCACCTGGGTTGGGCCCGGAGCCTCTGTCCACGGGGAAGGAGGAG GGCTCGAGGCTGGATCTTTCACCTGCCTCAACAACAACGTCCTAAGGATTGACTGCCACTGGTCTGCCCCAGAGCTGGGTCAGGGCCCCAGTCCCTGGCTCCTCTTTACCAG CAACCACGTGCTGGGCAGCAAGCATAGATGCGTCTTCCGGGCCAGCAAGTGCACTGTGGTGCTGCCGCCCGAGGAAGTGCTCGTGCCTTCCGACAACTTCACCATCACTTTCCACCGTTACGTGTCTGGGAAGGAGCAGGTCAGCCTGGTGGACCCACAGTACCTGCCCCGGAGACACG TGAAGTTGGACCCTCCCTCGGACTTACAGAGCAATGTCAGCTCTGGATCCTGTGTCCTGACTTGGGGCGTCAGTCTTGCCTTGGAGCCTCTGGCCGCCATCCTCAGCTACGAGCTGGCCTTCAAGAAACAGGAGGAGGCCTGGGAG CAGGCCCGGCACAGGGATCACATTGTCGGGGTGACCCGCCTCACCCTTGAAGCTGTCGAACTGGACCCTGGCTCCAGCTATGAGGCCAGGCTGCGTGTCCAGATGGCCACACTGAAGGAGGAGATGGGGCAGGAGCAGCACTATGAGGGCCAGTGGAGCGAATGGAGCCAGTCTGTGTGCTTCCCATCTCCTCAGAGCCCTGCCCAAG GTTCTCACCTGTTCTTGCTTCGGGGACAGCCCGACAGCAGCACCCTTGTTGCTGTGCCCGTCTTTCTGCTGCTGACCAGCCTGACCTACCTCGTCGTGTTCAAGCTTTCACCCAG GATGAAGAGAAGCTTCTACCGGGAAGTACCCTCTCCGGCGCCCTTCTTCCAGGCCCTCTACAGCGTGCACTGCGGGGACTTCCAG ACCTGGATCAGGGCTCACAGAACTGGCCTGCTGCCGAACCCGGACCCTGTCGGTCCCCCACAAGGAGCCTCGGAGTCCAGCGACCAGGAGGCCATTGCGTGGCTGACCTATGACCCAGTGGATCCCTGGCAGTCAGTGGTCCCAGAGGACGAGGAGGAGGGCCCTGGCGCCGGCCTCCCAGAGGCTGTGCTGAAAGCAGGGCATGTGCTACAGGGAGGGCAGCCGCCTGCCTATCTGCCGCAGGAGGACTGGGTCCCTGCGAGCGCCCCCAGGCCAGCTCCCCCACAGTCAGAGGGCAGCAGTGGTGACTACTGTGCCCTGGGCTGCTCTGGGGGCTGCCACCCCTTTACCTTCCCAGGAAGCACTTGGAGCTCTGGGCCCAGCCCGGTTTTGGCCCACGGcctttctggtgaccagcagAGCCTGGATGCCTGGCGAGGAAGTACCTGTGTGGGAGTCGGTCACGGTGAGAGGCAAGACCCTGCTGAACGGGTCGCATGA
- the LOC140638173 gene encoding interleukin-9 receptor-like isoform X3, which yields MGPSRRIWEGLEAGSFTCLNNNVLRIDCHWSAPELGQGPSPWLLFTSNHVLGSKHRCVFRASKCTVVLPPEEVLVPSDNFTITFHRYVSGKEQVSLVDPQYLPRRHVKLDPPSDLQSNVSSGSCVLTWGVSLALEPLAAILSYELAFKKQEEAWEQARHRDHIVGVTRLTLEAVELDPGSSYEARLRVQMATLKEEMGQEQHYEGQWSEWSQSVCFPSPQSPAQGSHLFLLRGQPDSSTLVAVPVFLLLTSLTYLVVFKLSPRMKRSFYREVPSPAPFFQALYSVHCGDFQTWIRAHRTGLLPNPDPVGPPQGASESSDQEAIAWLTYDPVDPWQSVVPEDEEEGPGAGLPEAVLKAGHVLQGGQPPAYLPQEDWVPASAPRPAPPQSEGSSGDYCALGCSGGCHPFTFPGSTWSSGPSPVLAHGLSGDQQSLDAWRGSTCVGVGHGERQDPAERVA from the exons ATGGGACCCAGCAGACGCATCTGGGAAG GGCTCGAGGCTGGATCTTTCACCTGCCTCAACAACAACGTCCTAAGGATTGACTGCCACTGGTCTGCCCCAGAGCTGGGTCAGGGCCCCAGTCCCTGGCTCCTCTTTACCAG CAACCACGTGCTGGGCAGCAAGCATAGATGCGTCTTCCGGGCCAGCAAGTGCACTGTGGTGCTGCCGCCCGAGGAAGTGCTCGTGCCTTCCGACAACTTCACCATCACTTTCCACCGTTACGTGTCTGGGAAGGAGCAGGTCAGCCTGGTGGACCCACAGTACCTGCCCCGGAGACACG TGAAGTTGGACCCTCCCTCGGACTTACAGAGCAATGTCAGCTCTGGATCCTGTGTCCTGACTTGGGGCGTCAGTCTTGCCTTGGAGCCTCTGGCCGCCATCCTCAGCTACGAGCTGGCCTTCAAGAAACAGGAGGAGGCCTGGGAG CAGGCCCGGCACAGGGATCACATTGTCGGGGTGACCCGCCTCACCCTTGAAGCTGTCGAACTGGACCCTGGCTCCAGCTATGAGGCCAGGCTGCGTGTCCAGATGGCCACACTGAAGGAGGAGATGGGGCAGGAGCAGCACTATGAGGGCCAGTGGAGCGAATGGAGCCAGTCTGTGTGCTTCCCATCTCCTCAGAGCCCTGCCCAAG GTTCTCACCTGTTCTTGCTTCGGGGACAGCCCGACAGCAGCACCCTTGTTGCTGTGCCCGTCTTTCTGCTGCTGACCAGCCTGACCTACCTCGTCGTGTTCAAGCTTTCACCCAG GATGAAGAGAAGCTTCTACCGGGAAGTACCCTCTCCGGCGCCCTTCTTCCAGGCCCTCTACAGCGTGCACTGCGGGGACTTCCAG ACCTGGATCAGGGCTCACAGAACTGGCCTGCTGCCGAACCCGGACCCTGTCGGTCCCCCACAAGGAGCCTCGGAGTCCAGCGACCAGGAGGCCATTGCGTGGCTGACCTATGACCCAGTGGATCCCTGGCAGTCAGTGGTCCCAGAGGACGAGGAGGAGGGCCCTGGCGCCGGCCTCCCAGAGGCTGTGCTGAAAGCAGGGCATGTGCTACAGGGAGGGCAGCCGCCTGCCTATCTGCCGCAGGAGGACTGGGTCCCTGCGAGCGCCCCCAGGCCAGCTCCCCCACAGTCAGAGGGCAGCAGTGGTGACTACTGTGCCCTGGGCTGCTCTGGGGGCTGCCACCCCTTTACCTTCCCAGGAAGCACTTGGAGCTCTGGGCCCAGCCCGGTTTTGGCCCACGGcctttctggtgaccagcagAGCCTGGATGCCTGGCGAGGAAGTACCTGTGTGGGAGTCGGTCACGGTGAGAGGCAAGACCCTGCTGAACGGGTCGCATGA
- the LOC140638173 gene encoding interleukin-9 receptor-like isoform X2 produces MGPSRRIWEGWSLESEALLPEWSTWLLICTCVGTWVGPGASVHGEGGGLEAGSFTCLNNNVLRIDCHWSAPELGQGPSPWLLFTSNHVLGSKHRCVFRASKCTVVLPPEEVLVPSDNFTITFHRYVSGKEQVSLVDPQYLPRRHVKLDPPSDLQSNVSSGSCVLTWGVSLALEPLAAILSYELAFKKQEEAWEARHRDHIVGVTRLTLEAVELDPGSSYEARLRVQMATLKEEMGQEQHYEGQWSEWSQSVCFPSPQSPAQGSHLFLLRGQPDSSTLVAVPVFLLLTSLTYLVVFKLSPRMKRSFYREVPSPAPFFQALYSVHCGDFQTWIRAHRTGLLPNPDPVGPPQGASESSDQEAIAWLTYDPVDPWQSVVPEDEEEGPGAGLPEAVLKAGHVLQGGQPPAYLPQEDWVPASAPRPAPPQSEGSSGDYCALGCSGGCHPFTFPGSTWSSGPSPVLAHGLSGDQQSLDAWRGSTCVGVGHGERQDPAERVA; encoded by the exons ATGGGACCCAGCAGACGCATCTGGGAAG GCTGGTCCCTGGAGAGTGAGGCCCTGCTGCCAGAGTGGAGCACCTGGCTCCTGATCTGCACCTGCGTCGGCACCTGGGTTGGGCCCGGAGCCTCTGTCCACGGGGAAGGAGGAG GGCTCGAGGCTGGATCTTTCACCTGCCTCAACAACAACGTCCTAAGGATTGACTGCCACTGGTCTGCCCCAGAGCTGGGTCAGGGCCCCAGTCCCTGGCTCCTCTTTACCAG CAACCACGTGCTGGGCAGCAAGCATAGATGCGTCTTCCGGGCCAGCAAGTGCACTGTGGTGCTGCCGCCCGAGGAAGTGCTCGTGCCTTCCGACAACTTCACCATCACTTTCCACCGTTACGTGTCTGGGAAGGAGCAGGTCAGCCTGGTGGACCCACAGTACCTGCCCCGGAGACACG TGAAGTTGGACCCTCCCTCGGACTTACAGAGCAATGTCAGCTCTGGATCCTGTGTCCTGACTTGGGGCGTCAGTCTTGCCTTGGAGCCTCTGGCCGCCATCCTCAGCTACGAGCTGGCCTTCAAGAAACAGGAGGAGGCCTGGGAG GCCCGGCACAGGGATCACATTGTCGGGGTGACCCGCCTCACCCTTGAAGCTGTCGAACTGGACCCTGGCTCCAGCTATGAGGCCAGGCTGCGTGTCCAGATGGCCACACTGAAGGAGGAGATGGGGCAGGAGCAGCACTATGAGGGCCAGTGGAGCGAATGGAGCCAGTCTGTGTGCTTCCCATCTCCTCAGAGCCCTGCCCAAG GTTCTCACCTGTTCTTGCTTCGGGGACAGCCCGACAGCAGCACCCTTGTTGCTGTGCCCGTCTTTCTGCTGCTGACCAGCCTGACCTACCTCGTCGTGTTCAAGCTTTCACCCAG GATGAAGAGAAGCTTCTACCGGGAAGTACCCTCTCCGGCGCCCTTCTTCCAGGCCCTCTACAGCGTGCACTGCGGGGACTTCCAG ACCTGGATCAGGGCTCACAGAACTGGCCTGCTGCCGAACCCGGACCCTGTCGGTCCCCCACAAGGAGCCTCGGAGTCCAGCGACCAGGAGGCCATTGCGTGGCTGACCTATGACCCAGTGGATCCCTGGCAGTCAGTGGTCCCAGAGGACGAGGAGGAGGGCCCTGGCGCCGGCCTCCCAGAGGCTGTGCTGAAAGCAGGGCATGTGCTACAGGGAGGGCAGCCGCCTGCCTATCTGCCGCAGGAGGACTGGGTCCCTGCGAGCGCCCCCAGGCCAGCTCCCCCACAGTCAGAGGGCAGCAGTGGTGACTACTGTGCCCTGGGCTGCTCTGGGGGCTGCCACCCCTTTACCTTCCCAGGAAGCACTTGGAGCTCTGGGCCCAGCCCGGTTTTGGCCCACGGcctttctggtgaccagcagAGCCTGGATGCCTGGCGAGGAAGTACCTGTGTGGGAGTCGGTCACGGTGAGAGGCAAGACCCTGCTGAACGGGTCGCATGA